AGTGTCGTTTCCATAGGCTTCGAGGATAATGGCCGACCACAGGAAAGTCAACGGGCCGGAGGCCAGGCCCCTGGCCGCCACCGCTGGCCAGAGGCGCGTCAGCCCGGAGGACGCCTTCCGGCCGGACGTGCCGGGGGGCATTCAGTCCGCCCGCGGGCCGGCCAGCTGGCCGCAGGCGGCGCTGATGTCGGCGCCGCGGCTTTCCCGGATCGGCGCCGTGTAGTGGGCGGCCAGGAGGATCTCCTGGAAGCGGCGCACCGTCTCGGCGTCCGGCCGGCCAAAGGGCAGGTCCGGCACCTCGTTCATGACCAGCAGGTTGATCTTGGCGCGGATGCCCCGCAATAGCCGGGCCAGGGCCCGGGCCTGCTCGGGATGGTCGTTGAGATCCCGGATCAGGGTGTACTCGAAGGTGATGCGGCGGCGGGGCGGCAGGGGATAGGCCCGGCAGGCGGCCAGGAGCTGGGCGAGAGGGTAGGTGTCGTTCACCGGCATCAGCCGGCTGCGGGTAGCGTCGTCCGGGGCGTGCAAGGAGATGGCCAGGTTGACGGTGATGGCCTGGCCCAGCTCCACCATGCGGGGCGGGAGGCCGCAGGTGGAGACGGTGATGCGGCGGCTGGAGAAGGCGAGTCCCGTCTCGTCGGTGAGGATGCGCAAGGCCGGAATGAGGCTGGCCAGATTGGCCAGGGGCTCCCCCATGCCCATGAAGACCAGGTTGGTGATGGGCAGGGCGGCCGGCCCCAGCTGATCCCGCACCCCCAGGACCTGGCCGACGATCTCGGCCGGGGTGAGATTGCGGGTGAGTCCCTGGCGGCCGGTGAGGCAGAAGCGGCAGCCCATGGCGCAGCCGGCCTGGGAGGAGAGGCACAAGGTGGCATGCCCCTCTTCCGGGATGAGCACGCTTTCGATGGCCACACCATCCGCCAGCCGGAAGGCATACTTTTGGGTGCCGTCCCGGGAGGTCTCCACACAGGCGGGTGTGAGCTGGCTGATCAAGGCGGTCTCGGCCAGCCGGGACCGAAGATCCCGGCCGAGATCGGTCATCTCGGCAAAGGAGCTGACTCCGGACCGGTAGAGCCAGGCAAAGATCTGCCGGCCCCGGAAGGCGGGCAGGCCCTGGCCTTCGGCCCAGGCCTCCAGGGCCGGCCGGGGCAGGTTGCGCAGATCAGGCAGACTGCTGCCCAATGAGGAAGATGCCATAGGTGGCGCGCAGGTTGGCGGCGACGCGGACGATCCGGCCCTTGGCCTGGCGGGCGTCGGTGTCGATGTCGATCTCGGTGAGGATCCGGAAGCCCTTCTTCCGGGCGAACTGCCGGAAGTCCTTCAGGGTGATGACCCGGATGTTCGGCGTATCATACCACTCATAGGGCAGGCTGCGGGAGATCGGGGCGACCCCCGCCAGGAGCAGCTGCAGCCGGATGGCCCAGTGGCCGAAGTTGGGAAAGGAGACGATACCCCGGCGGCCCACCCGCAGCATCTCCCGGAGGAGCTGGTCCGGGGCAAAAACCTGTTGCAGGGTCTGGCTGAGGATGACGTAGTCGAAGCGGCCGTCGGCGTAGTCGGCGATCTCCTGGTTGAAATCGCCCTGCAGCACCGTGAGCCCCCGGGCGATGGAGCGGGAGACCTCGTCCTCGTGCTTTTCGATGCCCGAGCCCTTGACCCCCCTCTCCCGGCGCAGGAGGTCAAGAAGATCCCCCTCGCCACAGCCGAGATCGAGGACGGTGGCCCCTGGCTCCACCAGGGAGGCGATCACCTCGAGGTCGTAGCGCATC
The genomic region above belongs to Thermodesulfobacteriota bacterium and contains:
- the metW gene encoding methionine biosynthesis protein MetW, whose translation is MRYDLEVIASLVEPGATVLDLGCGEGDLLDLLRRERGVKGSGIEKHEDEVSRSIARGLTVLQGDFNQEIADYADGRFDYVILSQTLQQVFAPDQLLREMLRVGRRGIVSFPNFGHWAIRLQLLLAGVAPISRSLPYEWYDTPNIRVITLKDFRQFARKKGFRILTEIDIDTDARQAKGRIVRVAANLRATYGIFLIGQQSA
- the rlmN gene encoding 23S rRNA (adenine(2503)-C(2))-methyltransferase RlmN; this encodes MGSSLPDLRNLPRPALEAWAEGQGLPAFRGRQIFAWLYRSGVSSFAEMTDLGRDLRSRLAETALISQLTPACVETSRDGTQKYAFRLADGVAIESVLIPEEGHATLCLSSQAGCAMGCRFCLTGRQGLTRNLTPAEIVGQVLGVRDQLGPAALPITNLVFMGMGEPLANLASLIPALRILTDETGLAFSSRRITVSTCGLPPRMVELGQAITVNLAISLHAPDDATRSRLMPVNDTYPLAQLLAACRAYPLPPRRRITFEYTLIRDLNDHPEQARALARLLRGIRAKINLLVMNEVPDLPFGRPDAETVRRFQEILLAAHYTAPIRESRGADISAACGQLAGPRAD